TACGCCTACCACACACACAGTACGGGAAACAATTACGGTTCTAGAACGGTTTGGCGCGATAGACGGTCATGCGCACGTATCTTGTTTCATGAGTGTCTTTAGAGAGTAGCCTAATTTCTCACAGCAGCGACCCCACTGCCACACTCATATAGGTGTATCCTCCAAGGGTGACTTGTGACCAACACCCTGTAGAAATCCTACCTTGGACACATTCAGAGCTAAGCTCTTCCTATCGTCACATAATTAACTTGAGCACTATCACCATAGGAATAGGACCAGGGAATTTCCCTCTAATATTTTTAGTGCTCTTCCTAGTCACCATTCAACTTCGTTGTTACCTATTGAACCTGATTCATGGGATCTCCAATCACAAAGGTTAGGTGTCCGCCGAGGTGACTAACTTATAGGCTTCAGTCCTATTCCCCTCGATGATTTAAGAACTAGCCTGCGCGCTAATCTTTTTAAATGAGAATTCTCTATGGGCTGATCAGGCCCCCACATATTTCAAGTATTGTTGCAGAATTGATTGTTTCATTATTGCAAGGTAGCTAGCGACATGCACCTGAAAGTCTTTCAAACAACATTCTGTAATGTCAAATTAGTGTAGTGTAATACAATTTGCAAATCGACATCTACTATTGATcgcttcaaaaaataaaatctcgACATTCCTTTTCTCAAGCACTACGTGCATACCAGCCCAACCAATTCAAAGAAATCCAAACACCCCCACACTTTGAAATATTTTAGCTAAGCttttgatttttccaaagtTCAAAAGGGAGTTTTATCACAATCTTTGTAAAACACTTTATTCAAAATGTGACAAGCCGAATATAAATTTTCGTATTTACATGCCCAAGTCTGCCATGCCAAATACCACAACATTCAACATTAGAAACTGAAGAACTTATAGGCAAAGaacaagtacttttattcaaatcaaAATTCACAACATTAAGACTAAACAAACCATCAACTAAACAACATTTACTAACAAAACTACCATTCTTAGCAATGACAACTTTATTCGACTCTAAAACAATCTTAAAACCATGACAATCTAATAAAGAAGTGCTGACTAGATTTTATTAATGTCTGGAACATGCAAGACTCGATCTAAGGTGAAAACTTTGCTTGAGGTCAACTTCAAACTAACATTTCCTTCTCCTAGTACCCTGACCATGCTCCCATTTCCCATGCTTATAGTTCTTGTGCCTGATTCCTGATAATaagatggaaaaatatttttatcagcGCACACATGAACGTTAGCACCCGAGTCTATAAACCAAACATTTGATTTGAAACAGCATTTAACTCAGGGCTACTAACAAAATACCTGTTAGCAGGGAAAGAGGAGTTGGCCTCCACAGTGACGACATTAGCTTGTGGTCTAGGAGCTACATTATTCCCATGAGGCTTAGGAGGTTGGCCTTTACGATAGTAACAATCCTTGGCTTTGTGATTAGTATTTCCACACACCCAACAAGCCACTACCTTTTCCTGAATAATATTTCCGCCTTTtggtttattattattattattgctaTGGCTCACAAACTGTTTAGTAGAGTTGGTTTTCTTAAAACTTTGATGCGTAGGCTTATGAAGATTTTCTACAATGAGAGCCTTAGCCGAAAAATCAGAAGCAGGTTCAACTAGTTTTTCACGATGCTTCTCTTCAATATTTAGAGACACTAAAAGTTCATCAAAAGTATAGTCATCgtgcttttgcttttgttctcTAGCAAATTTAGACCACGAGGGAGGCAATTTTTTAATGAGAGAAGCAACTAGAAAAGTATCAGTTAAATCCATGCCTTTTCTCTTAAGGTCATAGagtatattttgaaattcatgGGCCTGTTCCATCACTGACCTTCCATCAACCATTTGGAAGTCTAAAAAATTTTCCGCATAATACCGTTTAAGACCGGCATCTTCGGCCCCATATTTAAATTCTAATGCTTCCCACAACTCAAAGGCAGTCTTAGTAgtgcaaaaaatattatagatacTAGCAGATAATGCACTCAAAATCCTACCATGACACAAATAATCTTTCTCATCGAAACCATCATCGTCAGTAGATTTTTTCGACGGGATCGAATCCTTGCCAGTTTCAACAATTTCAACAGCCTTAGAAGTTCCACTTTTATCCGatgattttccttttccttttgaaacCAAACCTTTGTGAATCACAGAATATAAACCCAAAGTGGTGAGCCAAAATTTCATTTGTTGTTGCCAACTCTTGAAATTTTGACCATTGAACTTCTCGGGCTTGCAAGAACTCGAATCGTcaaatgccattttttttttcaaaacaaagctGCTCAACAATACTATAGCAAGTGTAACCCTAACAGAAAATCCTAACAAATAACATTCCTTAGATTGTTGGGAAAATTATATGATTAGGATATTTCTGCTAGAATTAAATGcctaaacaagaacaaataatCTACCAAGAAAGGCAATTCAATATTATTagagaaaagataagaataGCCTGTGGGGTGGTCGAGGCACGTGATGACGCCCTCCTAAGGAATGATACACCCCCTTCTGCACGGGGTTGGATGGCGTTCTTTCCCCAAGATACAACGACCTTCAAGTTCTCTTCTGTGCAGCGAATTGAACTCACGAACCGTATAGTTTCCCgacactcaaaatccaaatataaTACCGAAccaaatatgtatatatgaacCGAATATGATCAGTCACTGTTTATGATTTCTAAAGcaggagagagaataagatgTAGATAgagttttttccttcttctacCAAACAGTCGAAACAATGAACGTTGTTTTATAGTAAAACAATAGTTTGTTGGGCAAGAGGAAAAGTGGCAGATTTTTAGGAAAAGAATTAGGAGATTATCAAGGATAGGGTTTATTCTGCCGTTAGTATGCAACACATGCTACTAATAATTAGGAGTAAAACAAGGAGACCTCTTCAAAGATATTTACACTCCTTTATCTCTAATTGCATATATTACCTCTTTAAAATAAACCCACAAAATTAATATTAACATTAAagcaaaatattaaattaaaccAACACTCTTAAGGCCTGCAAGTGTAGTTGGTCAAGTGCAAGATTCCACCAAAACACAGGTATGCTGCCCGCCGTAGCTGCATcagaagtaaaaacatgacCAGCCGGAGGAGCTAAAACAATAGTAGCAGATAGCATTATAATTTATACACAGACTTGAACCAAGAAGCTTCAGTTGGCCTTCCCAAAGACATCATCCAGCTGCTTTCAGCCCACTCAGTGATGGATCCCTCAATAAGCTTTATCTTCAGTCTTCTGATACCCTCCAAGCTTCTTTTGAAGCCCTCAACAGAGTAGAGTTATTAACCTTGTAtttccctttaatctttgtgCCTTCCTAGTCTTTGCCAAATCTACAATTTCCTCCTTgtccatatttttattcttGAACACAATCTCATTCCTAGCTAACCAAATTGACCACACAACAGCGTAGAAGCAACCCTGCGACCATAATCACTGCTGAGCAAATACCCCATTTGACCCTGCACAGTAGTAAAAGATGGTTTGGAGTTTCCCTTTCAGAGTTGCCGGTAAAAGTCATCTTTAACGGCGTTTCAATACTAGTGTCAGGAAAAGAAAACCACGTTTTCCTGTAGTGCATTCTACACCTGCAGTAAGGCCATTTTGGTTGGAATAGCCTCACCCATTCTACTCCCCACCATTTCATCACTGCTGACCAAATACCCCAGGAGACCCTGCGCAGTAGTAAAAGATGGTTTGGAGTTTCCCTTTCAGAGTTGCTCTGAGGGCATGGCTCTAAGTCATTAGCTATAATACCCCACATAACCAGGACAAACTTTGATATGCTATTCAATTCTGGACAGCCATCCAGAGAAACAATTCCACCTTTGGAAGGCAAATGTTTTCCCACACGGATCATGGATCGGGATCTTCAGTTATAACTTCGCGTTTTCCCATTTCAAGCTGGCTGTCttaattgaaaatgcaaggtGATTGCTTCACTTCCACTGAAGACAATCCTGATCAGAAACCCGGAGCTTCCCCGTTGTAATCTTCTCCTAATACTCTGTACAATTTTGTCAAGGCCAACCCTTACGTCACATTTTCGGAAATTCATAGGTAATATCAACTTTCGTGGGGTTGGTTCATACAGAATTCTATCCCGTCTTTCTTTGACCGGCTGGTAGAAGGAGAAAATCGTCGAGGTGCACACGTATAGATTCAAAATAGGTTTGATGCGGGACACACTAGGAATGAATTCGCACCATAAATCAGGGCAAGTCGTATGGAATTTATGGTGCAAATACACAGCAATGGTGGGAGGGAGGAAGGCTCTCAAATCTCGGCAAGTCCTAAGAGAAGAACCCATGGCTAGTGGctactagagagagagattcactGGGGTTTCAGTTGGGATTCTCTAACTGCTACTGATTCGATTAATGAATTTTGTAAGTTATTCAATTTGTAAAGCTTGATTTTGTCAGAACTTTGACAAACAAAATAACTCATCAATTGGGTAGCGGCAGATGCTTGATCAAAGCATTCCAttcttgatttaaaaaaattcttaaatttaAAGCGaaacaagtactatttaatcaaACACTTGCTGATATGGGGAGTTAGTTTTTTGCAGGAGCATAAAAAATTAAGCTCTTCAAAATGGATTTGATCATCGAAGTGGCATCCAGTATTAGCTTCACGGAGAGTGAGAAATTTTTACACACTTTTTAGGTGAGTGAACAACATTGTACTccctttgacaaaaaaaaagaaagaaaagaaagaacaatatTGTACTCTTATTACTAAatcacaggaaaaaaaaaactcaaggtACCAATAATCACTGCCAAACCAACCACCAGACGTGGGATCATCTTATGACCCATACCAGTGGAGGGACCCGTGCTCGGTGAGGGCGAGGGCCCTAAGGTTGGATTGTTGGATCCCCCCAAAGTTGAATTGAAGGTCCAAGAAACAACACTATGTGTTTCTTTCATACCGCCTGTAGCACCCGAAAAACCAACACTAACCCATTCAGGCAAAACTTTCGTCAAATTAACAACATAGGAAAGGGTATAATTCCCTTGGAAAATAGGATTCTCCGCGTAAGTTAGATAGACACTCAAAGTTGTTGTAGTGGAATTATAATTCACCCAAGCATTTGCTGTTGTTCCGTTCTTCATACTTGTATTCAACGTGACAGTGGCCTCGGAGACGATCGAGTTGATATCAATACCAACATGGTTGGGGCTTGGATCCCAAATATTTCTATAAGTGTCAAACTCAACGGCCACAATCTGATTGTTGGTATGATTGAAGGCAAGGGAGCTGTCAAAAAGGCCAAGAAATGGTCCGGAGGAATCGTTAGGGATTTTAACATTGAAGGGAGAAAGGAAGAAGGCGAGTCCATCACCGGCATCATTGATGTTAGGTGCGTTTATGTTGAAAGAGAATTGAGTGTTGAAGTCAGTCAAGTTTCCGGTTTCGGAGTCCCATAAGTGTATGGCCTGCGCGTATGTGGCTCGTCCGACGCTGTTGTAGAGGGTAACGCCCTTTTGGTTCATGTTGAATTGGATTACTTCATTGGCTGCAAATGCATCCCCTTGGTAGAATATCTGTTGGTCATTTGGTTGGAAACTGGGAAAGTTGAAGGAAACAGAGTTTGCAAAAGGGAAGACTAGAAATAAGAAGATAGTAATTAGCCTGAGAAAGTTGAGGAAGAGAATTGGTTGTGATTGTTGGATTTGGAAATGGGTTGGTGATTTTGAGTTGCAGAGAGCCATGGATGTTAATGGAGAGAATGAGGATGGTTTGAGAAGGTACAGAGAAAGTCTCATTAAATAGTGCATTTTAAGTgaattgtttaaatttttagCGCTAAAACCTGGTCAAAAtgattcaaaatcaaatgacGCATTGCCAACTTTATTTTAGCACCATGCTTTGTTCGTCACCTATAAACAATAGAAGTAGTATTTCCTATGGTCATTTACAAACAATATTCATTCCAGAGAATATTATGAAGAATTGGACTCCATTACTGGTTAGCTAAAACAAGAAGAGAACCggctctgtttggtttgggGAGGGAGGCTTTTaagaataatgagtggagagggatagatatagaaaatttattgaggACTGTGCGCAAAGGAGTTTAAGACCCCCAAACAAACATTAGAGCTATATGCTTGCGTGtaaaatgttactccctccgtcccatttttattgtccattctCGTTTTTCGTGCCATTTTACATTAGAACTTCATACATAATATCAACGTACTTTTGTGGAGTTATCATAGGAAATTTTTGTCTCCCATATTAAATTCTGCCAGCTGCTGACTAAAGGTTGAATTAGTTCTCAAGTGCAGGCGTAAGCTTCCCATATTACACTAGAAAATGTTCCAAGTCTACTCAATTTACTATTATCTTTATATGCGTACCGTGTTTTGACTTATTCTTAGTTCTTAACTAAGACAAACAACTAGGAGAATGGGCTGTATCTCTTGTGTTACTCAAAGAATAATACTAATAAGCTAGTACTAAAATTAGAATTTATGAGATTAAAAGATTCAGTACGTAGATAATATTCTCCTCTCACTatcttatatattttgtttagaatatttcaaagttttcatcaagaaaatatattttagcaCCATAGAGACGGATGAATCATGAAGTTACCTGTCATTGCAGAGGTCGACAAGATGGAGAAGGCCGGTTTTATTGAGCCCTTCATCTATACCAGTTGATTATTTAACATCGTGTTCGTTCGAAAGAAAAATGGGCAGATTAGGATCTGTTTCAACTTCCGGGACGACTTCTGGTACGTCAAGAAATTAAGCATGTCCAAAGGATGTTTATCAAATATTAATAGATTTTATGATGTTTATCAAACATTACTAAGAATATTACTGGGCAGTAAgagtgagcaaaataaccatgaaaccgtgaatccagtccaaaccaatctaaaccgaataatatggtttggttttttaatcatgtggttaggtcttggtttaaaaaaaataaaaaccgtgttagatggtttggtttatggatttatgttaatggttctggttccaaaccaatccaaaccgtgtgatagacacacacacatatagtatataatttgtttagatatacttaataaacttaatttccttatctaatactctattccaccaccctattcttttctttcactttcaatattaatttcctaaacttcctattcctacaatttcattacgctaCATATATGGTTTGTgcttagtaaagtgatttcttactcttttatctcagtaacttactttctaatgtattctattcttatttagttgattgatgttagtgagttttgatgattttaatatattaatttcaatataacttttagtttaagttatctatgcaattttaagtacttaaaatagtttatagtaatgatatctcaattttaaacgaaccgtggtttaaaaccgaaaccaaaccgcctttgaatggtttggattggtttgattttatgaattttatggattggtttggttctctaaattcataatccgtaagtagtggtttggttattggattactataaaaccagaccaatccgatccatgctcacccctactgGGCAGGTGAGAGTGACGAAAAGCTCGCTCCATTAATGGTAAGTAGAAATGAGACTATAATCGAGAGatcaataacaaaaactaaCTACAAATCAGAGCTATATGCGTGTACTTATAATGTTGCTAATTTCGTCTTAGCTCCATaaatctaaataatttagtCTAAGCTTCGGTCGGTTCAAGAACTTTTCCTATTCTTCCCCGGGTGTAATCTTTTCCTAATACTCTGCACAATTTCTTCAAGCAGGGGTGCCTCTACAGGATTTTAATCCACCGGTGTAAAAATTGTATAGAAAAACCACATGATCTCTCTAAGTGACTCTAACCCTATGCCATTCTGTTCTGTAGAAATATTAACATTTGTCTTGGAGCTAGCTTAAGCATATCGACACAACGTTCCCTCCCCCTTCTCCTTAATTTCCACCTACATTTTATCATCTtggtaaattttcattttcggaCGAGGGGATCCAAACAATAAGTCTAGGATGTGAGAGAGAAGTGGTCGGTAGGAGCGTGCGTACTAGCATTGCTCGGATCCAAAATGGTGTAGGACTTCCAATCTTGCTTTGTCCAACGTGGGCGATCATGAGTACGttgaaacccaaaaaagaatCCGCTTAAAATAATCACTGATTACAACCGAACGATTAGTATTAAGTGTTCAAGCAGGCTCAAATAATACTGCTCTAAACAATGCCGGCTTCTGCCAGCTGCCAGCTGAATTTTCCAAGGCACCATGAAACAAACGTAGTCATATATACTTATATGAAAGTCTATAAACAAATCTGCAAAATAAAAAGCAACAAATCAATGGAGGTGTTGGAAAAATTCCAAGTGCCTAAGGCCAGTATCTGACGAAATAAGATGGGTCTTTAAATGAATAGATTCCGTTATTTGAACGAAATGAGATTGTGTGGAATCATGTTCAATATATGGCGATAGATTGTGTATCTTGAACGATACTCAATCCTTTTtccgattcaaaaaaaaaaatacgccCGCAGTACCAAttagttgattctttttggcaCTTTTATTGTCCCAAAAGAATTGTTCCTGAtcaaaagattttattatttaCCCTTCACTTTTGAACTTAATTACTAGCAATAAGAAAGGACGACGACGATGTTTCTTAAAAGACTTAAAGGTTAAAagcgaaaataaaaatatgaaaagtttATGACTGttcttttaatatttaattaaattaccAAAAAGATCCAACAAATGGGGATGCAGTATGTATGTTTTAATAGAGTGACACTTATGCCGGTCTATTAATTTGTGTTTTCATAATTCATTACTTTTTTTGAATTCCTGCATAACTGATgtacctctctcttttttgggccTATAAACAATATTTCCTGTGGTCTTTAACAAACAATATGGTATTTATCGAATATAACTGAAAATATTATTGGAGAGGTGAGATTGACCAAAAATTGGCCCATTAATGGCTAGCAAAAGAGAACCTTTAATCAAGAAATCTATACAAAACCCAAGAACAAAAGCTATTTGCATGTAtctataattttaataattttaactTAGCTCCATAAATCCAAATAATTTAGTCTAACCTTCGGCCTGTTCAAGAATTTCTCCTAACATCTTTCCcgtttttttatctttttttatcagccaaaaaaaaatattgatagctCGATAAGGGTACTTcggaaaaaagagaaggaacaGCACGAGCTCCATGATGTTGTTGTAGCAAAGTGCTAGACCGAAAATACAACATCGAACAAGATGTTGAATGCATAAATACAAAGGCGAATTGAACAAGAAAGCAAAGAACACAAATTCCTTGAAACAAAGGATTCAACAGCATAAGTACTCTTAAGGCCTGCAAGTGTAGTTGGTCAAGTGCAAGATTCCACCAAAACACAGGTATGCTGCCCGCCGTAGCTGCATCAGAAGTGAAAACATGACCAGCCGGAGGAGCTAAAACAATAGTAGCAGATAGCATTATAATTTATACACAGACTTGAACCAAGAAGCTTCAGTTGGCCTTCCCAAAGACATCATCCAGCTGCTTTCAGCCCACTCAGTGATGGATCCCTCAATAAGCTTTATCTTCAGTCTTCTGATACCCTTCAAGCTTCTTTTGAAGCCCTCAACAGAGTAGAGTTATTAACCTTGTAtttccctttaatctttgtgCCTTCCTAGTCTTTGCCAAATCTACAATTTCCTCCTTgtccatatttttattcttGAACACAATCTCATTCCTAGCTAACCAAATTGACCACACAACAGCGTAGAAGCAACCCTGCGACCATAATCACTGCTGAGCAAATACCCCATTTGACCCTGCACAGTAGTAAAAGATGGTTTGGAGTTTCCCTTTCAGAGTTGCCGGTAAAAGTCATCTTTAACGGCGTTTCAATACTAGTGTCAGGAAAAGAAAACCACGTTTTCCTGTAGTGCATTCTACACCTGCAGTAAGGCCATTTTGGTTGGAATAGCCTCACCCATTCTACTCCCCACCATTTCATCACTGCTGACCAAATACCCCAGGAGACCCTGCGCAGTAGTAAAAGATGGTTTGGAGTTTCCCTTTCAGAGTTGCTCTGAGGGCATGGCTCTAAGTCATTAGCTATAATACCCCACCTAACCAGGACAAACTTTGATATGCTATTCAATTCTGGACAGCCATCCAGAGAAACAATTCCACCTTTGGAAGGCAAATGTTTTCCCACACGGATCATGGATCGGGATCTTCAGTTATAACTTCGCGTTTTCCCATTTCAAGCTGGCTGTCttaattgaaaatgcaaggtGATTGCTTCACTTCCACTGAAGACAATCCTGATCAGAAACCTGGAGCTTCCCCGTTGTAATCTTCTCCTAATACTCTGTACAATTTTGTCAAGGCCAACCCTTACGTCACATTTTCGGAAATTCATAGGTAATATCAACTTTCGTGGGGTTGGTTCATACAGAATTCTATCCCGTCTTTCTTTGACCGGCTGGTAGAAGGAGAAAATCGTCGAGGTGCACACGTATAGATTCAAAATAGGTTTGATGCGGGACACACTAGGAATGAATTCGCACCATAAATCAGGGCAAGTCGTGTGGAATTTATGGTGCAAATACACAGCAATGGTGGGAGGGAGGAAGGCTCTCAAATCTCGGCAAGTCCGAAGAGAAGAACCCATGGCTAGTGGctactagagagagagattcactGGGGTTTCAGTTGGGATTCTCTAACTGCTACTGATTCGATTATTgaattttgttatgttattcAATTTGTAAAGCTTGATTTTGTCAGAACTTTGACAAACAAAATAACTCATCAATTGGGTAGCGGCAGATGCTTGATCAAAGCATTCCAttcttgatttaaaaaaattcttaaatttaAAGCGaaacaagtactatttaatcaaACACTTGCTGATATGGGGAGTTAGTTTTTTGCAGGAGCATAAAAAATTAAGCTCTTCAAAATGGATTTGATCATCGAAGTGGCATCCAGTATTAGCTTCACGGAGAGTGAGAAATTTTTACACACTTTTTAGGTGAGTGAACAACATTGTACTccctttgacaaaaaaaaagaaagaaaagaaagaacaatatTGTACTCTTATTACTAAatcacaggaaaaaaaaaactcaaggtACCAATAATCACTGCCAAACCAACCACCAGACGTGGGATCATCTTATGACCCATACCAGTGGAGGGACCCGTGCTCGGTGAGGGCGAGGGCCCTAAGGTTGGATTGTTGGATCCCCCCAAAGTTGAATTGAAGGTCCAAGAAACAACACTATGTGTTTCTTTCATACCGCCTGTAGCACCCGAAAAACCAACACTAACCCATTCAGGCAAAACTTTCGTCAAATTAACAACATAGGAAAGGGTATAATTCCCTTGGAAAATAGGATTCTCCGCGTAAGTTAGATAGACACTCAAAGTTGTTGTAGTGGAATTATAATTCACCCAAGCATTTGCTGTTGTTCCGTTCTTCATACTAGTATTCAACGTGACAGTGGCCTCGGAGGCGATCGAGTTGATATCGATACCAACATGGTCCGCGCTTGGATCCCAAGTATTTTTAAAAGTATCAAACTCAACGGCCACAATCTGATTGTTGGTATGATTGAAGGCAAGGGAGTTGTCAAAAAGACCAAGACATCCTCCGGAAGAATCGTCAGGGATTGTAGCATCGAAGGGAGAAAGGAAGAAGGCGAGTCCATCGCCGGCAGTGTTGAGGTTAAGTGCTGTTATGTTGAAAGAGAATTGGGTGTTGAAGTCTGTAAAGTTTCTGGTCTCGGAGTCCCATAGGTGCATGGCCTGCGCGTACGTGGCCCGTCCGACACTAAATGAGAGGGAACCGTCGGCTTGGTTCTTTGTGAGTTGGATTACTCCGCTGGCTTCAAATGCAT
This DNA window, taken from Rhododendron vialii isolate Sample 1 chromosome 8a, ASM3025357v1, encodes the following:
- the LOC131298294 gene encoding uncharacterized protein LOC131298294 — encoded protein: MAFDDSSSCKPEKFNGQNFKSWQQQMKFWLTTLGLYSVIHKGLVSKGKGKSSDKSGTSKAVEIVETGKDSIPSKKSTDDDGFDEKDYLCHGRILSALSASIYNIFCTTKTAFELWEALEFKYGAEDAGLKRYYAENFLDFQMVDGRSVMEQAHEFQNILYDLKRKGMDLTDTFLVASLIKKLPPSWSKFAREQKQKHDDYTFDELLVSLNIEEKHREKLVEPASDFSAKALIVENLHKPTHQSFKKTNSTKQFVSHSNNNNNKPKGGNIIQEKVVACWVCGNTNHKAKDCYYRKGQPPKPHGNNVAPRPQANVVTVEANSSFPANRNQAQEL